From a region of the Cucumis sativus cultivar 9930 chromosome 6, Cucumber_9930_V3, whole genome shotgun sequence genome:
- the LOC101207530 gene encoding U-box domain-containing protein 27, protein MVKDDLCITIPTDFRCPISLDVMKSPVSLCTGVTYDRSSIQKWLDNGNNTCPATMQVLQTKDFVPNHNLHRLIQIWSDSLHQRLHSPLSDSSLSSDQLLRLINHQSRADSLPRLLSFASESLDNRRLLSGIDGLLPLLVDLLCNVHAGDLLDQAVRLLHLIRTEIGDKERFVKTILNTDRNSISSLLLILRKGTVELKICSANLLEYLAIDAEAKILIAETDGLMQELLKLINSQNDTTLIESVLSCLISISMPKRIKIKLVQLGVIKSVTKLLSESNSSSSSSMTEKLLKVLETASTVREGRTEIGEDSVCVAAIVQKVLKVSNAATEHAVTTLWSVCYLFRDEKAGEALTKANGLTKILLLMQSNCSPPVRQMARDLLKIFRINSKSCLSSYDTKTTHIMPC, encoded by the coding sequence ATGGTGAAAGATGACTTATGTATTACAATTCCCACCGATTTCAGGTGTCCCATCTCTCTAGACGTCATGAAATCCCCTGTAAGTTTATGTACCGGAGTCACTTACGATCGTTCCAGTATTCAGAAATGGCTTGATAATGGAAACAACACTTGTCCTGCCACCATGCAGGTCCTTCAAACCAAGGACTTTGTACCTAACCACAATCTCCACCGTCTCATTCAGATTTGGTCCGATTCCCTTCACCAACGCCTTCACTCCCCTCTTTCTGACTCTTCTCTCTCCTCCGATCAACTTCTCCGCCTCATCAACCATCAATCACGTGCTGATTCTCTTCCTCGCCTTCTCTCTTTTGCTTCTGAATCCCTCGACAATCGGAGGCTTCTCTCTGGAATTGACGGACTCCTCCCCCTACTTGTCGATCTTCTTTGCAATGTCCATGCCGGTGATTTGCTTGACCAAGCGGTCAGGCTCTTGCATTTGATTCGGACTGAGATTGGGGATAAGGAGAGGTTTGTCAAGACCATTTTGAATACCGATCGTAATTCTATTTCGTCTCTGCTTTTGATTCTGCGCAAAGGAACCGTCGAATTGAAAATCTGTTCCGCTAATCTCCTGGAATATCTCGCAATCGACGCCGAAGCGAAGATCCTAATTGCAGAAACAGATGGATTGATGCAAGAATTACtcaaattaatcaattctCAAAACGATACAACCCTAATTGAATCCGTACTATCATGCCTAATTTCGATTTCAATGCCGAAAcggatcaaaatcaaattagtaCAACTCGGAGTCATAAAATCAGTAACCAAGCTTCTCTCGGAGTCGAACTCGAGTTCAAGCAGTTCGATGACGGAGAAGCTTCTGAAAGTTCTAGAAACGGCATCGACGGTGAGAGAAGGAAGAACAGAGATCGGAGAAGACTCCGTATGCGTAGCGGCGATAGTACAGAAAGTGTTGAAGGTATCGAACGCCGCGACAGAGCACGCGGTGACGACGCTGTGGAGCGTTTGTTATCTGTTCAGAGACGAGAAGGCGGGAGAGGCGTTGACGAAGGCGAATGGCTTAACGAAGATATTGCTGTTAATGCAGAGCAATTGCTCACCGCCGGTACGGCAGATGGCGAGAGATCTGTTGAAGATTTTTCGAATCAATTCGAAATCGTGCCTATCGAGCTACGATACAAAAACTACACATATCATGCCATGTTAA
- the LOC101207772 gene encoding WD repeat-containing protein 44 — MLSSDGDADVFFDSEDYLPLEESLVAEEADFSKLGYEIWMSEPQSIKKRRERFLQEVGFVDFASSSTCAQDSEIESSCSSERMELERLTECSGAVSSSDYTPSCNVEENDLVVCHNEMQSAEFDNEATSRLSSVSDSSFRRPQGEANVEACQDADVGKRKILTWWKSFKNKAARRRSADFSRESELNSPKSQSCRMKVYQHKKRCSEFSALYMRQQICAHKGLIWTMKFSPDGKYLASGGEDGVVRIWRVTYANASSEFLADDGNYNTKPKEGKSSFSSKPLRFATVVIPEKVFQIDELPIQELHGHSSDILDIAWSTSNCLLSSSKDKTVRLWQVSSDQCLNVFHHKNYVTCVQFNPMDENFFVSGSIDGKIRIWGVKKQRVVDWADIRDVITAVSYRPDGKGFAVGSITGTCRFYETSGDYLHLSAQINVQGRKKASGKRITGIQFFRENSQRVMITSEDSKVRIFEGTEIIHKYKGLPKSGSQMSASFTKNGKHIVSVGEDSRVYMWNYDSLFLPSSKEAKSQQSCEHFFSDGVSVAIPWSGVGTEPNCFSNNQALFSNRKNYQRAASWTRETDRFSLSNWFSADGLFRGSATWPEERLPLWDLPITEDENGSLQHHDCHQKKLNSHRDAHNDGSQLETWGLVMVVAGLDGTIKTFHNYGLPIKL, encoded by the exons ATGCTGAGCTCTGATGGAGATGCAGATGTTTTCTTTGACTCAGAAGATTACTTGCCATTAGAGGAGTCTTTGGTAGCTGAAGAAGCTGATTTCAGCAAGTTAGGATATGAAATATGGATGAGTGAACCTCAGAGCATTAAGAAGAGAAGGGAACGGTTTCTTCAAGAAGTtggttttgttgattttgcatCTTCTAGTACTTGTGCACAGGATTCAGAGATTGAATCTAGTTGTTCATCAGAGAGGATGGAATTGGAGAGACTTACAGAGTGTAGTGGAGCTGTCTCAAGCTCTGACTATACACCGAGCTGTaatgttgaagaaaatgatttaGTAGTATGTCACAATGAGATGCAAAGTGCTGAATTTGACAACGAGGCAACCAGTCGACTGTCTTCTGTTTCTGACTCCAGCTTTCGACGGCCCCAAGGTGAAGCTAATGTTGAAGCTTGCCAGGATGCTGATGTgggtaaaaggaaaatattgaCATGGTGGAAATCATTTAAGAACAAAGCAGCAAGACGAAGGAGTGCAGATTTTTCTCGGGAATCGGAATTGAATTCACCAAAATCCCAAAGTTGCAGAATGAAGGTCTATCAACACAAAAAGAGGTGTTCAGAATTTAGTGCATTGTATATGAGACAGCAGATTTGTGCACACAAGGGCTTGATTTGGACAATGAAGTTTAGTCCAGATGGTAAGTATTTAGCCAGCGGAGGAGAAGATGGAGTTGTACGCATTTGGCGTGTAACGTATGCAAATGCTTCTAGCGAGTTTTTAGCAGATGACGGAAATTATAATACCAAACCAAAAGAAGGGAAGTCTAGTTTCAGCAGCAAACCGTTGAGATTTGCCACCGTTGTCATTCCTGAAAAGGTTTTTCAGATCGATGAGTTGCCAATACAAGAACTCCATGGACATTCAAGTGATATCTTGGACATAGCTTGGTCTACTTCAAAC TGTCTTTTGTCATCCTCAAAGGATAAAACCGTACGCTTATGGCAAGTCAGTTCTGACCAATGTCTCAATGTTTTCCACCATAAAAATTATG TGACTTGTGTCCAATTCAATCCAATGGATGAAAATTTTTTCGTCAGCGGCTCAATTGATGGCAAAATCCGGATATGGGGTGTCAAGAAGCAGCGTGTAGTTGATTGGGCTGATATCCGAGATGTAATTACCGCCGTATCTTATCGACCAGATGGGAAG GGATTTGCTGTTGGTTCTATTACTGGCACTTGCCGTTTCTATGAAACATCAG GTGATTATCTTCATCTGAGTGCACAGATCAATGTTCAAGGTAGAAAAAAAGCCTCGGGCAAAAGGATCACTGGCATTCAG TTTTTCCGGGAAAATTCTCAAAGAGTGATGATAACTTCAGAAGACTCTAAAGTACGGATATTCGAAGGAACGGAAATCATCCACAAATACAAAG GTCTACCGAAGTCGGGGAGTCAGATGTCTGCTTCCTTTAcgaaaaatggaaaacataTAGTATCGGTCGGGGAGGACTCTCGTGTATATATGTGGAACTACGATAGCCTTTTCCTTCCGTCGTCAAAAGAAGCAAAATCTCAGCAGTCTTGTGAGCATTTCTTTTCTGATGGTGTGTCTGTTGCTATACCATGGTCTGGGGTTGGAACTGAACCAAACTGCTTCAGTAACAACCAAGCTCTGTTTTCAAATAGAAAGAATTACCAAAGGGCTGCTTCTTGGACAAGAGAGACGGACCGGTTTTCACTCAGTAATTGGTTCTCTGCTGATGGTCTGTTCCGAGGATCTGCAACATGGCCAGAAGAGAGACTGCCTCTCTGGGATTTACCAATTactgaagatgaaaatggaagCCTACAACACCATGATTGTCatcaaaagaaactaaatagtCATCGTGATGCCCACAACGATGGATCTCAACTTGAAACATGGGGCCTTGTGATGGTCGTTGCTGGATTAGATGGAACTATAAAGACATTCCACAACTATGGATTGCCTATCAAGCTTTAG